The nucleotide sequence CATATCGGTGCGTCGACGGACGGCCGTATAACGGTTCCGGGCCGATTCTCACGGAGAATAACGGCGGTGCGCGTGAGCCGCCGGCCCGAACGGTGATGCCGTTACGATCCCTCAATCGGGTATGGCTCAGCGAGACGGTCCGCGACGTTCGCCGACGCGCGTCGGAATCGTCGGGGCGGGCGCGGCGGGCGTCGGGGCGGCGTACGCCCTGCGAGAGACCGACGCCGAGGTGACGATATTCGAGAAGAGCGGCGGCGTCTGCGGGCGCGCCGCCACGCGCAGGAAACACGGCTGTCACTACGACCACGGCGCGAACTACGTGCAGGCGACCGACGACCGGACCGCGGATCTCCTCGAACGCCTCGGCCGGTCGGGCCTCGTCGAGATCGACGAACCGGTCTGGACGTTCGACGCCGCCGGAACCGTCGCGCCGGGCGACGACCGCGAGTCACGGAAGTACACGTGGACGGCGGGAATCACCCAGCTGGCGAAGCGCCTGCTGGCCCGCACGGACGCGACGGTTCACCGCCGGACCCGGATCGCCGAAATCCACGTCGACGGCGACGCCGACCCGCGAGTGTGGTCGCTCGTCGCCGCCGACGGCGACGTCCACGGACCGTTCGACGTCGTCCTGTTGACGCCGCCCGCACCGCAGACGGCGGCCCTCCTCCGCGCGACCGCGTGGGACGATCCCCGCCGCGAGAGACTCGCGGCGGCCGTCGACGCCGTCCCGTATCGGACGATCCGGACCGTCGTTCTCCACTACCCGTTTCGCGAGACGTACCCGTGGTACGGCCTCGTGAACACCGACCGCGAGCACGCGATCGGCTGGCTGTCCCGCGAGGAGTGCAAGCGCGGGCACGTCCCCGACGGGGAGAGCCTGCTCGTCGTGCAGATGAGCCCCGAGTGGTCGAGGCGGCGGTACGACGATCCGCTCTCGGCGGTCGTCGACGACGTTGCCGACCGTGTCGCGACGCTCATAGAGGACGACCGCTACCGCGACCCGGACTGGACGGACGACCAAGGGTGGCGGTACGCCCTCCCGGACGACGCCGCTGACGAGTCACCCATCGACGACGCCGCTGATGAGTCGCCCATCGACGACGTCGCCACCGAGTCACTCCTCGACGAGGCCGCCGACGCTGGTCTCTGCGTCGCGGGCGATTGGGTCGCCGGCGAGGGCCGCGTCCCAGCGGCGCTCTGGAACGGATACGAGACTGGTGAACGGATCGCAGCGCGTCGGTGATAGCAGACAGGCTTTACTCCGAGCGGCACCAACGCCCGCACGTGTCGCTCACTGTTCGAATCGATCCCCACGTCCACTCCGAAGCCTCTTACGACAGTTCCGCGCCGACGGAGCTCCTCTTAGAGCAGGCGGCGGAGATCGGACTCGACGCCGTCGTCATCACCGACCACGACGTCCTCCACGAGTCCGTCCGCGCGGCGGAACTGGCCCCGATTTACGGGCTCGTCGGTATCCCCGGCGTCGAGGTGTCGACCGCCGACGGGCACCTTCTCGCGCTCGGCGTCGAGGAGATGCCGCCGCGGCGTAAACCGATGAGCGAGACCGCGGCGTGGATCCGCGAACGTGGCGGCGTCGCAATCGTCCCGCATCCCTTCCAGCGCAGCCGACACGGCGTCCGTCGGAACCGACTGGAGACGGTCGACCCCGACGCCATCGAGGTGTACAACTCGTGGGCGTTCACCGGCTGGAAGAACCGCCGCGCGCGGCGGTACGCCGATACGTTCGGTTACCCCGGCGTCGCCGGGAGCGACGCGCACAAGGTCGGGTTCGTCGGCCGCGCCTACACCGAAATCGAGATCGACGACGTCACTCGCTCGGGGTTGACCGCGGACGTCGTGTTGGACGCGATCCGCGACGGCGCGACGCGCGTCGAGGGACGGCGGACGCCCATCCCGACGTCCGCGCGCCACTACGCCGGTGCGGGCGTCAGAAAGAGCGGCTTCTACGCGAAGTACGGCGCGTACCGCAGCGGCGCGCTCGCGAAGTACGGTGCCTATCGAAGCGGTGCGCTGGCGAAGACCGGCGTCGTGCAGGCCGTGCGGACGCTGTATCGGCTCTCGCCGTTGTCGGGATGAGCTGAGCGGTCGTTTTAGACGAGGTCGCCGTCGACGCGACATCGGAGGCGTCGGTTGCCGCGTCGCAGTCGGACAGACCTGATTGTATCAGAATTCGATTAGTTCGGCCGCCCAGTCAGCGAGTGCACGCCCGCGACGATAACCGCTAAGTGGCCCGCGGCCGCGCGTCGAGGTATGCTCGACGAGTTGCTCGGCCGCGCGGAGCTCAAAGCCCGGATCGAGGAACTGGAGGAGGAGAAGCGCCACCTCGAACGCCGGGCGACGGCCGAGGAGGAGCGACGCTCGGAGGCCGCCCGGAAGCGACAGGAGGCCGAAGCCGAAGTCAATCGGCTCGAAGACAAGATCGAGGGGCTCGAAGAGCGCGTCGAACGGCTTTCGGGCTCCGGCGATGCCGACGTCGACTTCCGCGGGACCGAAGCCCTTCGCTGCGGCCGCCGCGACGGAATTCTCAACCGACTGTCGTCGTTCGAGACCGACGCGGAGGGCGCGCTGACGGCGATGGTTCACGAGGACGTTCCGGATTCCGTCTCGGGGGCGCTCGGCGATCGCGCGGCGCTCGTTCACCGGGCTGCGCCGTGTCTCGTCTGCGTCGACGACGCCGGACTCGTCGCGGCCGCGCTCGACCCGCCGACCCCGCCCGCGGCGTTCGACGAGTGGGGCTCGTCCTTCCGGATCGAGCGCTCGTGGTTCGCGCCCGTCGAGCCCGTCTGGGTCGCCCTCGTCCGCTCGGACCTGTTCGCTCTCGGCGTCTACGACGGCGAGTCGGTAGCGCTCGTCGACGAGGTCGAATCCGACGTGATGGGCGCGCACTCGAAGGGCGGGTTCTCGCAGGCGCGGTTCGAGCGGCGTCGCGACCAGCAGGTAGACGAGCACTTAGAGCGCGCGCGCGACGCGATCGAGGCGCACCTCGACGCAGACGGTCCAGCGACGACCGAAACGGACGTCGACACCACCGACGCCTCGACCGACCGCGAGCTGATCGTCCTCGGCGAGAAGACGGTTCTCGGTCGGTTCACCGATCTCGCCGACCGGACGGCCGCCGTCGATGCCACCGGCGACCCCGACGAGGCGCTCGACCGCGCAGTGCGGGAGTTCTGGACGACTCGGCTGTCGCTGTTGTGACCGGCGGCGTCGGCCTTCGCGGCACGTCGTTCGGATGCGGACCGCTCGGATCAGGACCGTTCGGATCAAGAGCGTTAAAACGACAGTCGCCGTCCGTTCAGGTATGACCGAAGCCGCAGCGGACTCCGACGCGGAGCGGGTCGTCGTGCTCGCACACGAGAAGTTCCCCGAGCGCGCGAAGACCGCCACGGGCGTCCTCAAATACGCCGACTACGACGTCGTCGCCGTGCTCGACCGTGACCAAGCCGGGACAGTCGCGAGCGACCACCGGCGGGATCTCCCCGATGTGCCGATCGTCGAATCGATGACGGACGCGCCCGACGCCGACACGCTTCTCATCGGGATCTCGCCGATCGGCGGCGAGTTCGACGACTCTTGGCGGCCGGACGTCAGAACGGCGATCGAGCGCGGCTGCGACGTCGTCGCCGGGCTCCACTACTTCCTCTCGGGGGACGAGGAGTTCGCGGCGCTCGCCGAGCAGCACGGCGTGGCGCTCCGCGACGTGCGAAAGCCCAAGGACGATCTGACGGTGGCGGGCGGTCGCAGCGCCGACATCGACGCCGACGTCGTGCTCACCGTCGGCACCGACTGCTCGGTCGGGAAGATGACCGTCTCGCTCGAACTCGTCGAGGCCGCCCGCGAGCGCGGCATCGACGCGGGCTTCGTCCCGACCGGCCAGACCGGGATTATGATCGCCGGCTGGGGCAACCCGATCGACCGCGTC is from Halobellus sp. LT62 and encodes:
- a CDS encoding NAD(P)/FAD-dependent oxidoreductase, coding for MAQRDGPRRSPTRVGIVGAGAAGVGAAYALRETDAEVTIFEKSGGVCGRAATRRKHGCHYDHGANYVQATDDRTADLLERLGRSGLVEIDEPVWTFDAAGTVAPGDDRESRKYTWTAGITQLAKRLLARTDATVHRRTRIAEIHVDGDADPRVWSLVAADGDVHGPFDVVLLTPPAPQTAALLRATAWDDPRRERLAAAVDAVPYRTIRTVVLHYPFRETYPWYGLVNTDREHAIGWLSREECKRGHVPDGESLLVVQMSPEWSRRRYDDPLSAVVDDVADRVATLIEDDRYRDPDWTDDQGWRYALPDDAADESPIDDAADESPIDDVATESLLDEAADAGLCVAGDWVAGEGRVPAALWNGYETGERIAARR
- a CDS encoding PHP domain-containing protein — translated: MSLTVRIDPHVHSEASYDSSAPTELLLEQAAEIGLDAVVITDHDVLHESVRAAELAPIYGLVGIPGVEVSTADGHLLALGVEEMPPRRKPMSETAAWIRERGGVAIVPHPFQRSRHGVRRNRLETVDPDAIEVYNSWAFTGWKNRRARRYADTFGYPGVAGSDAHKVGFVGRAYTEIEIDDVTRSGLTADVVLDAIRDGATRVEGRRTPIPTSARHYAGAGVRKSGFYAKYGAYRSGALAKYGAYRSGALAKTGVVQAVRTLYRLSPLSG
- a CDS encoding Vms1/Ankzf1 family peptidyl-tRNA hydrolase; this encodes MLDELLGRAELKARIEELEEEKRHLERRATAEEERRSEAARKRQEAEAEVNRLEDKIEGLEERVERLSGSGDADVDFRGTEALRCGRRDGILNRLSSFETDAEGALTAMVHEDVPDSVSGALGDRAALVHRAAPCLVCVDDAGLVAAALDPPTPPAAFDEWGSSFRIERSWFAPVEPVWVALVRSDLFALGVYDGESVALVDEVESDVMGAHSKGGFSQARFERRRDQQVDEHLERARDAIEAHLDADGPATTETDVDTTDASTDRELIVLGEKTVLGRFTDLADRTAAVDATGDPDEALDRAVREFWTTRLSLL
- a CDS encoding DUF1611 domain-containing protein, which produces MTEAAADSDAERVVVLAHEKFPERAKTATGVLKYADYDVVAVLDRDQAGTVASDHRRDLPDVPIVESMTDAPDADTLLIGISPIGGEFDDSWRPDVRTAIERGCDVVAGLHYFLSGDEEFAALAEQHGVALRDVRKPKDDLTVAGGRSADIDADVVLTVGTDCSVGKMTVSLELVEAARERGIDAGFVPTGQTGIMIAGWGNPIDRVVSDFTAGAVEEMLLEIGDDYDVLFVEGQGSIVHPAYSAVTCGILHGAMPDSMVLCHTAGREAIHGYESFPIPEIEACVDLYEDLAAPVHEGSVVAGALNTAGIEDDDAAREAVDAYADDLGRPATDVVRFDADEILDSILGSE